The sequence GCTATCAATTTGTTTTTGGTAGCCTCGTCAATAACAAAGGCTTCAGTTAACCCTGTAAGAACTCCGCGCAAGATCATAACATTAGAGTAATGACTCAGTGGCACACCAATCTGATTCATTTTTTCAATAATTGACATTTCTTCCTGATTAGCGAGAGTCCAACTATCACCTGATATCGACTTGCTATCAAGATTAGCACCGACTAAATCTACTTCTTTCGTTAATGTTTCAAAATCAAGTCGCTTAATAGGGGCATAAGTAAACGCTTGTTCTTTCGACGGTCTATTCTGCGTCAAATATACAGCAGGAAATGTAGCCGCATTTTGAAATACAGGCAGTTCACCGAAATCGACAATTTTGATCAGGGTCGTTTTCGTTGCAAGAAAATCACGAAGTGGTTTGCCGTAGTTAGACCGCATAAATTTATTGGCACAGATCATTCCGTAAAGGCCATCCTTGCGCAATAGACAATGAGATTTCTCAATAAAGTAGACATACAGATCAGCTGTGCCGGCAAAAGTCGAAAACTTCTGTTTAGCATATGTTTTAAATTCTTCACCCAAGGTCTCTTGACGAACGTACGGCGGATTTCCAATCACTGCATCAAAGCCGCCCGCCTTCATAATCTCTGAAAATTCCTTTTCCCAGTCGAAGACGTTGATGCGCAGGCGTTCTTCGTCGTCCAGCAGGTTTTGCTGTTGATAAAAATCCGGCCCTATAAGCGAGTTGCCGCATTTAATGTTGTCGCCGAGATCGGGAAGGGCGCGTTGATGAAACAGACGAAGCTCTGCTTTAAGGGTCTGATCATTCTCGCCTTCGAGGACTTTAAGGAGAAGCGAAAGCTTTGTCACTTCCACTGCCTGGGAGTCTATATCCACCCCGTAGATATTGTTCAGGAGAATGCGCTTTTTCTCAGTTGTGGTGAGATGCCAGTTAGGCGTCCGTGGATCGGGCGAAGGGCCTTGGTAAATCGGCGGATGTTTTGCCTTGGCACATTTTTCAGGATCGTTTTCGATGTACCATTTCAGATGCCAGTCAAGGAGATATTGATAGGCTCCGAGAAGGAATGAGCCGGACCCGCAGGCCGGATCGAGTATCTTTAGTCTCTCAATTTCTTTCGGCTTCTTGCCCTCAACCAGCTTCCCAACCGTATTTTTGACGATGTAGTCAACGATGTACGTGGGAGTGTAATAGACGCCGCCAGCCTTTCTGAGCTCCGGTTTTTCTTCAACCTTTGCCTGATGTCCTGAGGTAAGGCGAATGACCTTGCCGAGCAACTGTTCATACACCTGGCCGAGGATATCTGCAGAGAGGACAGAGAACTCATATGGGCTCTCAGGGTAGTAAAGCCGTTTGATAATATCCTTAAGCGGCTTATCGTCAATGGTAATATTAAGAGTAAGATTGTCGGGCTCCTCGTGACGGTCCTTCTCGCGTTGAAAATGGAACAGGCCGGAGTTGTAGCGGTCATCAGCCTGAGTGAAGAGCTGCACAAGCCGTCTGTAGATGTTCGTGCCGTTAAGCTGCATCTGGAGCCTGCCATACTCTTCAATGCCCCGGTCTTCGCAGATCCTCAAAAAAACAATGCGGTCTATGGTGCGCTGCACCGCGAAGTTCAACTCGCGCTGGGAAAGGTCTGCATTGCGAAGCGCAATATTCCGGGCGAGCATGTCGCGCCAGTCTTCTATCTCGGAAAGAAAGGCGTTGTCAACCGTTGCGGTTCCCTTCTTGAGCTTCGAGGATTCTGAATACTTGTCAAAAGAGCCTTTGAGTAAGGCCTCCCGTGAAAAGATAGCGACGAGTTCATCCCATCTGGCCTGATAGTCTTTATACGTCAGGTAAAGCACCCTGCCGGTGGATGCCTTATCTGTTTGGGCCGGTTTTATGCGGCAGTCGTAGACAGCAAATTCCTCGAAATCCGTTAGGATGCTTAAGGGCAGCTTTGCGGACCAGGCATATCGCCTAAGTTGAAAGGCCGGGCTGACATCTTCTTTGAGGTTGATTGATGGCTTTTTTGCTTCGACGAAGAATTTCTTGACGCCCCCGACGCGGAAGCAGTAATCCGGGGCCTTTGTTGCGCCGCCGATCTTAAGCGCATCTTCGTGAATCACATCCTTGTACGCTTCGGCGTAGCCCTGTTTGTTGTCCACGTCCCAGCCCAGGGCACAAAAGAATGGATCGAGAAATTCGCGTCTGAGTTGTGTTTCGTTGTATTGGCCGGACAGATAGGACTCCCGGTTCCGCTCAAACCGTTCGATCAGATCAGAGATTTCTTTCGGCAGTTCCATCAGCTATCCTGACTTGTAAGCAGCCACTCCCACAGGGGAATGACATATAGCTTCCCGGCCTCTGTTGTTATTTCTTCCTTATGCTCCGATGTCACTATTGTCCCTTTTTTGAGAGAAAATCTTTTCATGGCTTCAACCAGTCCTCTTATTTCACGTTCCCTTGTGTCTGAGGATTCCATATCGTAGGTTACATTCAGAAGATGCTCTTTCCCTGCCGATGTGTAATAGAAGTCTACTTCATGTTTGCCTTTGAAATAGTAAATTTGTTCCGCTTTTCTCCTTAATTCCAGGAATACGATATTTTCAAAGATTCTTCCTCTGTCCATCGAAAAAGGATAATCCATGGCGGTCTTGAACCCCACATCAACACTGTATATCTTTCTCGGGTTCCTCCACTGCTCCCGCAGTGATTTTGCATATATCGGAACCGTAAACAAGGCGTAGGCGTCTTCAAGGTAGGAAATATACTCGTATACGGTATTACGGGAGATGCTTAGCCCTTCGGATTTAAAGGCATTATAGAGCTTGTTGAAGCTTACAAGCGTCGAAACATTGGTGTAGCAGAATTTGATCAGCCGCTTAAGGAGAAAGGTGTTCGAAATGCTATAACGCTCTATCACATCTCTGTACATGATGAGATCGATATATTCCTGAAGGGTCTTCATATAAACAGCCTGGTCGTAATTTACGATCTCCGGGAATCCCCCTCTTATCAGATACTCTGAAAAAGCATTTTTGATTTTCGCCTGCGCCCGTGATGAATGAAGTTCTTTTGAGATCCCTCTGAACGTCAGCAATTCACTGAAAGAAAGAGGGAAGACCTCATAGCTCAGGGTCCTTCCTCTGAGAGAAGTGGCGATCTCTTTGCTCAGCAGTTTCGCTGATGAACCGGTTATAACGATGGTGCAGTTTTCCGTATCATAAAGCCGCCTGACGAACTTCTCCCAATCCTGCACATTCTGGATCTCATCAAAGAAGAAATAGACCTTTTCATTCTTTTTATCAGGGTAGAGCTCGTAATATGCGTCAAGAAGGGTGGAGAGGTCTTTCAGTTCCAGAGGGAAAAGCCGGTCATCCTCGAAATTAATATAAACGATACTCTTTGTGTCTGTGGTCTTCCGGAGCTTATTGATTATTGAATATACGACGTGGGTCTTTCCGCTCCTGCGCACCCCGATTAAGGATATGATCTTGCCTGTGTCGAGAGGAATTTCCAGGTCCCTGTCGACAACGTAAGACAGGTCCTTTTCCTGAGAGTCCGCTATGAGTCTTTTAAAAATATCTTTTCGCACTATGTCCCTCTGATAAGGTTAAGTATAATCTAATTATTAACCTATGTA comes from Nitrospirota bacterium and encodes:
- a CDS encoding Eco57I restriction-modification methylase domain-containing protein, with product MELPKEISDLIERFERNRESYLSGQYNETQLRREFLDPFFCALGWDVDNKQGYAEAYKDVIHEDALKIGGATKAPDYCFRVGGVKKFFVEAKKPSINLKEDVSPAFQLRRYAWSAKLPLSILTDFEEFAVYDCRIKPAQTDKASTGRVLYLTYKDYQARWDELVAIFSREALLKGSFDKYSESSKLKKGTATVDNAFLSEIEDWRDMLARNIALRNADLSQRELNFAVQRTIDRIVFLRICEDRGIEEYGRLQMQLNGTNIYRRLVQLFTQADDRYNSGLFHFQREKDRHEEPDNLTLNITIDDKPLKDIIKRLYYPESPYEFSVLSADILGQVYEQLLGKVIRLTSGHQAKVEEKPELRKAGGVYYTPTYIVDYIVKNTVGKLVEGKKPKEIERLKILDPACGSGSFLLGAYQYLLDWHLKWYIENDPEKCAKAKHPPIYQGPSPDPRTPNWHLTTTEKKRILLNNIYGVDIDSQAVEVTKLSLLLKVLEGENDQTLKAELRLFHQRALPDLGDNIKCGNSLIGPDFYQQQNLLDDEERLRINVFDWEKEFSEIMKAGGFDAVIGNPPYVRQETLGEEFKTYAKQKFSTFAGTADLYVYFIEKSHCLLRKDGLYGMICANKFMRSNYGKPLRDFLATKTTLIKIVDFGELPVFQNAATFPAVYLTQNRPSKEQAFTYAPIKRLDFETLTKEVDLVGANLDSKSISGDSWTLANQEEMSIIEKMNQIGVPLSHYSNVMILRGVLTGLTEAFVIDEATKNKLIAEDKKASEFIKPFAVGDDVRKYIINSRGRYLILIPKGWTNQHIDKAHTPWEWFSNNYPSLAKHLEPFALKAAKRADKGDYWWELRACDYYGKFEKPKIVYPDIAKESRIAFDTSGLYFANTIYFIPTDDLYLLALLNSKLMFSYYRRIAAVLGDADKGGRLRWFRQDVLKLPIRPINKSDHNDKIKHDKIVSLVNQMLTLNKRLPEIKTAHETTALQRQIVATDRQIDQLVYELYGLTEEEIKIVEGR
- a CDS encoding ATP-binding protein translates to MRKDIFKRLIADSQEKDLSYVVDRDLEIPLDTGKIISLIGVRRSGKTHVVYSIINKLRKTTDTKSIVYINFEDDRLFPLELKDLSTLLDAYYELYPDKKNEKVYFFFDEIQNVQDWEKFVRRLYDTENCTIVITGSSAKLLSKEIATSLRGRTLSYEVFPLSFSELLTFRGISKELHSSRAQAKIKNAFSEYLIRGGFPEIVNYDQAVYMKTLQEYIDLIMYRDVIERYSISNTFLLKRLIKFCYTNVSTLVSFNKLYNAFKSEGLSISRNTVYEYISYLEDAYALFTVPIYAKSLREQWRNPRKIYSVDVGFKTAMDYPFSMDRGRIFENIVFLELRRKAEQIYYFKGKHEVDFYYTSAGKEHLLNVTYDMESSDTREREIRGLVEAMKRFSLKKGTIVTSEHKEEITTEAGKLYVIPLWEWLLTSQDS